A stretch of Lathyrus oleraceus cultivar Zhongwan6 chromosome 6, CAAS_Psat_ZW6_1.0, whole genome shotgun sequence DNA encodes these proteins:
- the LOC127098496 gene encoding 60S ribosomal protein L23, translated as MSKRGRGGSAGNKFRMSLGLPVAATVNCADNTGAKNLYIISVKGIKGRLNRLPSACVGDMVMATVKKGKPDLRKKVLPAVIVRQRKPWRRKDGVFMYFEDNAGVIVNPKGEMKGSAITGPIGKECADLWPRIASAANAIV; from the exons ATGTCGAAGAGAG GTCGCGGTGGTTCCGCTGGAAACAAGTTTCGCATGTCGCTGGGTCTTCCAGTGGCTGCGACGGTGAATTGTGCTGACAACACCGGTGCGAAAAATCTGTACATCATTTCCGTTAAGGGGATCAAGGGTAGACTTAACCGTCTTCCTTCAGCTTGCGTCGGAGACATGGTGATGGCTACCGTGAAGAAGGGAAAGCCAGATCTGAGGAAAAAGGTTTTGCCTGCTGTCATCGTTCGTCAACGTAAGCCATGGCGCCGAAAGGACGGTGTCTTCATGTACTTTGAAG aTAATGCTGGTGTCATTGTGAATCCTAAAGGAGAAATGAAAG GGTCTGCCATCACTGGTCCAATCGGTAAGGAGTGTGCTGATCTATGGCCAAGGATTGCAAGTGCTGCCAATGCCATTGTATGA